A genomic region of Vitreoscilla filiformis contains the following coding sequences:
- the scpA gene encoding methylmalonyl-CoA mutase — protein sequence MSNPQEFNPASLDQWAKAAAKSAPGGDVSALNWVTPEGITVKPLYTAADTAELPFSNTLPGFEPFIRGPQATMYAVRPWTIRQYAGFSTAEESNAFYRKALAAGGQGVSVAFDLATHRGYDSDHPRVTGDVGKAGVAIDSVEDMKILFDGIPLDKISVSMTMNGAVLPVLAGYVVAAEEQGVPQNKLSGTIQNDILKEFMVRNTYIYPPEPSMKIIGDIIEYTAQNMPKFNSISISGYHMQEAGANQALELAFTLADGKEYVKTAIAKGLDVDAFAGRLSFFWAIGMNFYLEIAKMRAARLLWARIMKGFDAKNPKSLMLRTHCQTSGWSLTEQDPYNNVVRTTIEAMAAVFGGTQSLHTNSLDEAIALPTEFSSRIARNTQLIIQEETHITNVIDPWAGSYLMESLTQDMADKAWAIIEEVDAMGGMTKAVDSGWAKLKIEASAAEKQARIDSGKDVIVGVNKYKLAKEDPIEILDVDNVKVRDSQIARIQSIKASRDSAAVQAALEALTAAAESGQGNLLDLAIKAIRLRATVGEVSDALEKIYGRHRADIQKVTGVYAAAYDSAEGWDKLKEEIAAFADEQGRRPRVMIAKLGQDGHDRGAKVVATAFADLGFDVDMGPLFQTPEECARQAIENDVHAVGVSTLAAGHKTLVPAIIAELKKQGADDIIVFVGGVIPRQDYDVLFEAGVKGVYGPGTPIPASAKDVLEQIRAAVKSA from the coding sequence ATGTCCAACCCGCAAGAATTCAACCCCGCTTCTCTTGATCAATGGGCCAAGGCGGCCGCCAAATCGGCGCCGGGTGGCGATGTGTCGGCCCTGAACTGGGTCACGCCCGAAGGCATCACCGTCAAGCCGCTGTACACCGCTGCGGACACCGCCGAACTGCCGTTCTCCAACACGCTGCCGGGCTTCGAGCCCTTCATCCGTGGGCCGCAGGCCACCATGTACGCGGTGCGCCCGTGGACGATCCGCCAGTATGCAGGCTTCTCCACCGCCGAAGAATCCAACGCTTTCTACCGCAAGGCATTGGCAGCGGGCGGGCAGGGCGTGTCCGTGGCGTTTGACTTGGCCACCCACCGGGGTTATGACTCGGATCACCCGCGTGTCACAGGTGACGTCGGCAAAGCCGGCGTGGCCATCGACAGCGTGGAAGACATGAAGATCCTGTTCGACGGCATCCCGCTCGACAAGATTTCGGTCTCGATGACCATGAACGGCGCCGTGCTGCCCGTGCTGGCCGGCTACGTGGTGGCCGCTGAAGAGCAGGGCGTGCCGCAGAACAAGCTCTCCGGAACCATTCAGAACGACATTCTGAAAGAGTTCATGGTGCGCAACACCTACATCTACCCGCCCGAGCCGTCGATGAAGATCATCGGCGACATCATCGAGTACACGGCGCAGAACATGCCGAAGTTCAACTCGATCTCGATCTCGGGTTACCACATGCAAGAAGCCGGCGCTAACCAGGCGCTGGAGCTGGCCTTCACCCTGGCCGACGGCAAAGAGTATGTGAAGACGGCCATTGCCAAGGGCCTGGACGTGGACGCCTTCGCTGGCCGTCTGTCCTTCTTCTGGGCGATTGGCATGAACTTCTACCTGGAGATCGCCAAGATGCGCGCCGCCCGCCTGCTGTGGGCGCGCATCATGAAGGGCTTTGACGCCAAAAACCCGAAGAGCCTGATGCTGCGCACGCACTGCCAGACGTCGGGCTGGTCGCTCACCGAGCAAGACCCGTACAACAACGTGGTGCGCACCACCATCGAAGCGATGGCGGCGGTGTTTGGTGGCACGCAGTCGTTGCACACCAACTCGCTGGACGAGGCCATTGCACTGCCGACCGAGTTCAGCTCGCGCATCGCCCGCAACACCCAGCTCATCATCCAAGAAGAAACCCACATCACCAACGTGATCGACCCGTGGGCCGGCTCCTACCTGATGGAATCGCTCACGCAAGACATGGCCGACAAAGCCTGGGCGATCATCGAAGAAGTCGATGCCATGGGCGGCATGACCAAGGCGGTGGATTCCGGCTGGGCCAAGCTGAAGATCGAAGCCAGCGCGGCTGAAAAGCAAGCACGCATCGACTCTGGCAAGGACGTGATCGTCGGCGTCAACAAATACAAGTTGGCCAAGGAAGATCCGATCGAAATCCTGGACGTGGACAACGTCAAGGTGCGCGATTCGCAAATCGCCCGCATCCAGTCCATCAAGGCCAGCCGCGACAGCGCCGCCGTGCAAGCGGCGCTGGAAGCGCTGACCGCCGCTGCCGAATCGGGCCAAGGCAACCTGCTGGATCTGGCGATCAAGGCGATCCGCCTGCGCGCCACCGTCGGTGAAGTCTCGGACGCGCTGGAAAAGATCTACGGTCGCCACCGCGCCGACATTCAAAAGGTGACCGGTGTGTACGCTGCCGCCTACGACTCGGCTGAAGGCTGGGACAAGCTGAAGGAAGAAATCGCCGCGTTTGCGGACGAGCAAGGCCGCCGCCCCCGCGTGATGATCGCCAAGCTCGGCCAAGACGGCCACGACCGGGGCGCCAAAGTGGTCGCCACCGCGTTCGCCGACCTGGGTTTCGACGTGGACATGGGTCCGCTGTTCCAAACCCCGGAAGAGTGCGCCCGCCAAGCGATTGAAAACGACGTGCATGCCGTGGGTGTTTCGACCCTGGCCGCCGGTCACAAGACCTTGGTGCCGGCCATCATTGCCGAGCTGAAGAAGCAGGGCGCGGACGACATCATTGTGTTCGTCGGCGGCGTGATCCCGCGCCAAGACTATGACGTGCTGTTCGAAGCCGGCGTGAAGGGCGTTTACGGCCCCGGCACGCCGATCCCGGCCAGCGCCAAGGATGTGCTGGAGCAAATCCGTGCGGCGGTGAAATCCGCCTGA
- a CDS encoding GntR family transcriptional regulator: protein MNIALQQGSSTVHAEADTSLAPRALYQQVAERVREQIFNRELEPGSWIDEQRLAAEYGISRTPLREALKVLAVEGLVTMKVRRGAYVTEMSAQDVTQVYRLLALLESDAAAEVAEKASAADLAELQTLHDQLEAQVGQRDQFFATNERFHMHLLALGGNRWRGQIVTDLRKMMKLNRHHSLFRQGRLAESLAEHRALMQALLARDTEAAARLMKCHFENGLAAASD, encoded by the coding sequence ATGAACATAGCCCTGCAACAAGGCTCCTCCACTGTGCACGCTGAAGCTGACACCTCGCTCGCACCGCGCGCGCTCTACCAGCAAGTCGCCGAACGGGTGCGCGAACAGATCTTCAACCGCGAGTTGGAGCCGGGCAGTTGGATTGACGAGCAGCGTTTGGCCGCCGAATACGGCATCAGCCGCACGCCCTTGCGTGAAGCGCTGAAGGTGCTGGCCGTCGAGGGTCTGGTGACGATGAAGGTGCGCCGGGGCGCCTACGTCACCGAAATGTCGGCGCAGGACGTGACCCAGGTTTACCGTTTGCTCGCCCTGCTGGAAAGCGATGCTGCCGCCGAAGTCGCCGAGAAAGCCAGCGCCGCCGACTTGGCCGAGCTACAAACCTTGCATGATCAACTCGAAGCCCAAGTCGGGCAGCGAGACCAGTTTTTTGCCACCAACGAGCGTTTTCACATGCACTTGTTGGCGTTGGGTGGTAATCGCTGGCGTGGGCAGATCGTCACTGATCTGCGCAAGATGATGAAGCTCAACCGTCATCACTCGCTGTTTCGGCAAGGGCGCTTGGCCGAGTCGCTGGCGGAGCACCGGGCACTCATGCAAGCCCTGCTCGCCCGCGATACCGAGGCCGCCGCCCGCTTGATGAAGTGCCACTTCGAAAACGGCTTGGCCGCCGCCAGCGACTGA
- a CDS encoding acetate and sugar kinases/Hsc70/actin family protein — protein MHINPDPFSFLTNLDYTPCRLPRLEAVQFTDPHKGLWELWGNDAARLKELGLVARDPVRDVCKRSVAIDFGTSSTVVAMDDEHGNRRLLRIGVRDFYQAPRGTDFENPTVLEIIDFKRLATAWTAQAYRPEVNWDWVHAAHEAQASFRDNPGDTAVLASILPRLKQWALRSAHQTLRLTDRQGHEIELPPLTERNPVRGQPMQVTANDPFDPIELYAWFLGMAINWRGHGLFLKYHLTFPVKYEREAKDKILASFRRGLQRSLPPTLIAQPGAWQGFSVEEIASEPAAYAAAALPHLGIEPSDDGIPYAVFDFGGGTTDFDYGLWRWANTDETDEGYDQVFEHLHSSGDNFLGGENLLEHLVYASFQQNLDVCREQRIHFTRPLDGQRFTGDEAFVHPTQAAQTNTVLLAAKLRAFLESEDGQLDAQLRIELLNQQSTKTPCELSLDRQALDELLFTRMQNGVREFLNELATVRHELPENEPVHVLLAGNGSRSRHVKALFDPQGEHWPQLLQEVFGPDGSPEIIIHAPLPIREDNHHAPTAKTGVALGLLRLCPGEGVKLIDHVRSTSHDEAPFRYFVGRLGRREEFTPTLTPHIPYQQWHQLGPLPQGVFKLCSSISLRARAGMRQGDPELQIRRLDFPSTNTQDKLFARAIGPTRIELAVAPDEGSLTTRADLFLQTLDLAAG, from the coding sequence ATGCATATCAATCCCGACCCTTTTTCCTTTCTCACAAACCTCGACTACACCCCCTGCCGCCTACCCCGTCTGGAAGCCGTGCAGTTCACAGACCCGCATAAGGGCCTGTGGGAACTGTGGGGCAATGATGCGGCACGGCTCAAAGAGCTTGGGTTGGTCGCTCGCGACCCGGTGCGTGATGTCTGCAAGCGCAGCGTCGCCATCGACTTCGGCACCAGCAGCACCGTCGTGGCAATGGACGATGAGCACGGCAACCGACGCCTCCTGCGCATCGGCGTGCGTGACTTCTACCAAGCCCCCCGAGGCACCGATTTCGAAAACCCGACGGTGCTGGAAATCATCGACTTCAAGCGCTTGGCGACCGCTTGGACGGCACAGGCCTACCGCCCAGAAGTCAACTGGGATTGGGTTCACGCCGCGCACGAAGCACAAGCCAGCTTCCGCGATAACCCCGGTGACACAGCCGTACTCGCCAGCATCCTGCCTCGCCTGAAACAGTGGGCCCTGCGCTCCGCCCACCAAACCCTGCGCTTGACCGACCGACAAGGCCACGAAATCGAGCTGCCGCCCCTCACCGAGCGCAACCCCGTGCGGGGCCAACCCATGCAGGTCACCGCCAACGATCCCTTCGACCCCATCGAGCTGTATGCCTGGTTCTTGGGCATGGCCATCAACTGGCGAGGCCATGGGCTGTTCCTCAAGTACCACCTGACCTTCCCGGTCAAGTACGAGCGCGAAGCCAAAGACAAAATCCTCGCCAGCTTCCGCCGAGGCTTGCAACGCAGCCTGCCGCCTACGCTGATCGCACAGCCGGGCGCCTGGCAAGGCTTCTCCGTCGAAGAAATTGCCTCGGAGCCCGCTGCCTACGCCGCTGCCGCATTGCCCCACCTTGGGATCGAACCCAGCGATGACGGCATCCCCTACGCGGTGTTCGACTTCGGTGGCGGCACCACCGACTTCGACTACGGCCTTTGGCGCTGGGCCAATACCGACGAAACCGACGAAGGTTACGACCAAGTTTTCGAACACCTGCACTCATCGGGAGATAACTTTTTAGGTGGTGAAAACCTGCTTGAACACCTGGTTTACGCCAGCTTTCAACAGAACCTCGACGTGTGCCGTGAGCAGCGGATTCACTTCACCCGCCCGCTTGACGGTCAGCGTTTCACCGGGGATGAAGCCTTCGTCCATCCCACCCAAGCTGCGCAGACCAACACCGTGCTGTTGGCGGCCAAACTGCGAGCCTTCCTTGAAAGTGAGGATGGCCAACTCGATGCGCAACTTCGCATCGAACTGCTGAACCAACAAAGCACCAAAACCCCCTGCGAACTGAGTTTGGATCGCCAAGCGCTCGACGAGCTGCTGTTCACCCGCATGCAAAACGGTGTGCGCGAATTCCTGAACGAACTGGCCACCGTGCGCCACGAGTTGCCCGAGAACGAACCGGTGCATGTGCTGCTGGCGGGCAACGGCAGCCGCTCGCGCCACGTCAAAGCACTGTTCGATCCGCAAGGCGAGCACTGGCCGCAGTTGTTGCAAGAAGTGTTTGGCCCGGATGGCTCACCCGAAATCATCATCCATGCACCGCTGCCGATTCGGGAAGACAACCACCACGCCCCCACCGCCAAGACTGGGGTGGCGTTGGGCTTGTTGCGTTTGTGCCCTGGTGAAGGCGTCAAACTGATCGACCATGTGCGCAGCACCAGCCACGATGAGGCACCGTTCCGCTATTTCGTTGGCCGGCTGGGTCGGCGCGAGGAGTTCACCCCCACTCTCACGCCGCACATACCCTATCAGCAATGGCACCAACTCGGCCCGTTGCCGCAAGGGGTGTTCAAACTGTGCAGCAGCATCAGTCTGCGGGCCCGTGCGGGGATGCGGCAGGGGGATCCGGAGTTGCAGATTCGGCGTTTGGACTTCCCAAGCACCAACACTCAGGACAAGCTGTTTGCCCGCGCCATTGGGCCGACCCGCATCGAGCTGGCCGTGGCCCCCGATGAGGGTTCACTGACCACCCGCGCTGACCTGTTTCTCCAGACACTCGATCTGGCCGCAGGCTGA
- a CDS encoding AAA family ATPase → MAKNTHDDAELSKDERKRLEKLGEGWGKVSNKPFGYSSPEKITLFDLRLLLEHFPPLRELIRQVAAPELGRVVPGAAVSVEWESARDEAAEAAQTEIEAECDALQTQLNASQHDAADLRRQLAEEQQRRGQMEQEVQRLRQQLEHQTQALARQRQQQSTFPPGVALLGGNSALAVRLGLTDLPGDATGALIRVVAVLAQMSSIERLWDALKENCERERRPASAEEVALLQTALDWHNHNWSRKPFALHRPVAGAVFDFNKEQRAVSTPPTGETLSAVWLPGIMASSGSVQKKALVATL, encoded by the coding sequence ATGGCCAAGAACACGCATGACGATGCAGAGCTGAGCAAGGATGAACGTAAGCGCTTGGAAAAACTGGGGGAAGGATGGGGTAAGGTTTCCAACAAGCCATTTGGTTATAGCTCACCTGAAAAAATCACGCTTTTTGACTTGCGCCTGCTACTCGAACATTTCCCGCCGTTGCGGGAGTTGATTCGTCAGGTTGCCGCCCCTGAGCTTGGTCGGGTGGTGCCCGGTGCTGCCGTGTCTGTTGAGTGGGAGTCGGCTCGTGATGAAGCCGCCGAGGCAGCGCAGACGGAAATCGAGGCCGAATGTGATGCCTTGCAAACGCAGTTGAACGCTAGCCAGCATGACGCCGCTGATTTAAGGCGGCAACTTGCGGAGGAGCAGCAGCGCAGGGGGCAGATGGAGCAGGAGGTGCAGCGTTTGCGGCAGCAGCTTGAGCATCAGACCCAAGCGCTTGCCCGCCAGCGTCAGCAACAAAGCACGTTCCCGCCGGGGGTTGCTTTGTTGGGTGGCAACAGTGCGTTGGCTGTGCGGTTGGGGTTAACTGATCTGCCGGGAGATGCGACTGGGGCGCTGATTCGGGTGGTGGCGGTGTTGGCGCAGATGAGCAGCATTGAACGGCTGTGGGATGCGCTCAAGGAAAACTGTGAGCGGGAGCGCCGACCGGCCAGCGCCGAGGAGGTTGCGTTGCTGCAAACGGCGCTTGATTGGCACAACCACAACTGGTCGCGCAAGCCGTTTGCTTTGCATCGTCCGGTTGCGGGGGCGGTGTTCGATTTCAACAAAGAGCAGCGTGCAGTTTCGACACCACCCACAGGTGAAACCTTAAGTGCTGTTTGGCTGCCGGGTATTATGGCCAGCAGCGGTAGCGTACAGAAAAAGGCGCTGGTCGCCACATTGTGA
- a CDS encoding ATP-binding protein, protein MMIHNLPTQTPPLSRMSSPADEGWLQSLLQCPSPIVAKSIPSSVSLRLIRLDEISEANPGAYRSALANVYATLGSNDGTQFLYLLDGRPEGVALYFGITGSHASADVHEAVKNLWGALEGQLPGIHLNEGSRESVMAHLEQSVHRGLVLGVPTAQDEGQGSEDDNFQGIERLVRTLTSSRGGKDPNVTRWQLVVVCQPLKREEVHQQLNEAYALASDIAARVRTSIQTSGNTSEQKGSSYSTSVAEGENTSRAESRGKSEGASDTRSHGTSQSNGGSSSSRGSNEGSSQAKNRGTNEGVTQTTGTSTTRTGSDSINLSRTHGGSIGVTQEWTDKRSQHLLDHLEKTLIPRLQKGITKGLFRTAIHLCAGNASTYRSLKQTLCATYQGGETTVSPLEVIDQPIGNAGSALHLPTLEGTLDARVAVFHSLGVGTKPNHVGSLLTADELALVAGLPRHELPGLRRRKTVEFIVALPHPEQSGDAIDLGEVINCGRRQSSNRVRLDKADLNKHCFVTGVTGAGKTTTCLNLLVESKLPFLVIEPAKTEYRALHGRLSGDIDFYRPNGDSHRSFRLNPFALTHRGQKIKSHASFLRHALAAIFPMEASMPYLVEQAILRAYEEKGWDLADDTCLLADDPFDPAARVWPTMSDMIRQLDVLIPEQGMGKEFEEKYRGSLVSRLTSLTHGILGDVLDVPQSLDFTALLDRHVVIELEEVKDGEGKALMMALVLGAVSEAIRHRHGQNREFRHLTLVEEAHRLLSRPEPGDKARAMAVDAFADLLAEVRKYGEGLIIADQIPAKLIPDVIKNTHTKIVHRLFAEDDRRAMGEAMMMDDGQRDFLPNLRTGEAVVFCGGWHGPAHVAIRCDHAGTDQSPLDEANIEMRAVQQLWRERGRYYPGLARLDWLDEQSDAPQVFASFVRDTRKAFRYLLGLLPEKRSPKAQDSQRFVALQSWYKTWSKQAEQVPVSEAAWQQHTGQPRPAQPLTAPLLVWLHDASPRAHTQVKQPSTWPWEDPDWSLWQEAMDTLLGGLATARDVTDFRQRWRASRPLQNVLVELGNYQSF, encoded by the coding sequence ATGATGATTCACAACCTTCCAACTCAAACCCCTCCCTTGAGCCGTATGTCGTCTCCTGCCGATGAGGGCTGGCTCCAATCTCTTTTGCAGTGCCCCTCACCCATTGTTGCTAAGTCGATACCGTCTTCGGTGTCCTTGCGTCTGATCCGCCTTGACGAGATCAGCGAGGCAAATCCTGGGGCCTATCGCAGCGCACTGGCCAACGTGTACGCCACCCTGGGCTCCAATGATGGTACCCAGTTCCTCTATCTTCTTGATGGGAGGCCCGAAGGCGTGGCGCTGTACTTCGGTATCACCGGATCTCATGCCAGTGCCGATGTGCATGAAGCGGTCAAAAACTTGTGGGGAGCACTCGAAGGGCAACTGCCGGGCATTCATTTGAACGAGGGTTCTCGCGAATCGGTGATGGCACACCTCGAACAAAGTGTGCATCGAGGGCTGGTTCTCGGTGTGCCAACGGCACAGGACGAGGGCCAAGGCAGCGAGGATGACAACTTTCAAGGCATTGAGCGTCTGGTGCGCACCCTTACATCCAGCCGGGGGGGTAAAGATCCAAATGTCACACGCTGGCAGTTGGTGGTGGTTTGTCAGCCCTTAAAGCGTGAAGAGGTGCATCAGCAGCTCAATGAAGCGTATGCCCTGGCCAGCGACATTGCAGCGCGGGTGCGCACCAGTATTCAAACCAGCGGCAACACCAGCGAGCAAAAAGGCAGCTCTTACAGCACCAGTGTTGCGGAGGGTGAGAACACCAGCCGGGCTGAGTCGCGTGGTAAATCCGAAGGTGCGTCGGACACGCGCAGCCACGGTACCAGCCAAAGCAATGGGGGATCTTCCAGCAGCCGGGGCAGCAATGAGGGCTCCTCGCAAGCTAAAAACCGGGGAACCAATGAGGGTGTCACACAAACCACCGGCACCTCGACCACCCGCACGGGCAGCGATAGCATCAACCTCAGTCGCACCCACGGTGGCAGCATCGGTGTGACCCAAGAGTGGACGGATAAGCGCTCCCAACACCTGCTTGACCACCTGGAAAAGACCCTCATTCCGCGTTTGCAAAAAGGCATCACCAAGGGTTTGTTTCGGACAGCGATCCACCTTTGTGCTGGCAACGCATCCACTTACCGCAGCTTGAAGCAAACGTTGTGCGCCACTTACCAGGGTGGTGAAACCACGGTCAGCCCGCTGGAGGTGATCGACCAGCCAATTGGAAATGCCGGCTCCGCTTTGCATCTGCCTACGCTGGAGGGGACGCTTGATGCGCGTGTAGCGGTATTCCACAGCCTAGGCGTTGGAACCAAACCTAATCATGTGGGGAGTTTGCTGACTGCGGATGAGTTGGCCTTGGTCGCTGGTTTGCCACGACACGAACTCCCGGGGCTGCGGCGTCGTAAAACGGTGGAATTCATTGTGGCGTTACCGCATCCAGAGCAAAGTGGGGATGCAATTGATCTGGGCGAGGTCATCAATTGTGGTCGGCGTCAGTCCAGTAACCGAGTGCGTCTTGATAAAGCTGATTTGAACAAACACTGTTTTGTCACGGGGGTCACCGGTGCTGGCAAGACCACCACCTGCTTGAATTTACTGGTCGAATCAAAGTTACCGTTCTTGGTGATTGAGCCCGCCAAAACTGAATATCGGGCTTTACACGGGCGCTTATCGGGTGACATTGATTTCTACCGTCCTAACGGGGATTCTCATCGCAGTTTTCGCTTGAATCCCTTCGCGCTGACGCATCGAGGGCAGAAAATAAAAAGCCATGCCTCGTTTTTGCGCCATGCCTTGGCGGCCATTTTCCCGATGGAAGCGTCGATGCCATATCTGGTCGAGCAAGCCATTTTGCGTGCTTACGAGGAAAAAGGCTGGGATCTGGCCGATGACACATGCTTGCTGGCCGATGATCCCTTCGATCCCGCTGCCCGTGTCTGGCCCACCATGAGCGACATGATTCGCCAGCTTGATGTCTTGATTCCCGAGCAGGGAATGGGCAAAGAGTTTGAGGAGAAATATCGGGGCTCGTTGGTGTCGCGGCTGACCAGCCTGACGCACGGGATCCTGGGGGATGTGCTCGACGTGCCGCAGTCGCTGGACTTCACGGCGTTGCTGGATCGCCACGTGGTGATCGAGCTGGAGGAGGTCAAAGACGGGGAAGGCAAGGCGCTGATGATGGCGCTGGTGTTGGGGGCCGTTAGCGAAGCAATTCGCCATCGGCATGGCCAGAATCGTGAGTTTCGCCATCTGACTTTGGTGGAGGAGGCCCATCGATTGCTCTCGCGCCCTGAGCCTGGCGACAAGGCGCGTGCCATGGCGGTTGATGCTTTTGCCGATTTACTGGCGGAAGTGCGCAAATATGGTGAGGGCTTGATCATCGCGGATCAAATTCCCGCCAAGTTGATTCCCGACGTCATCAAGAACACGCACACCAAGATCGTGCATCGGTTGTTTGCCGAGGACGATCGCCGGGCAATGGGCGAGGCCATGATGATGGACGATGGTCAGCGCGATTTCCTGCCCAATCTGCGCACCGGCGAAGCGGTGGTTTTCTGTGGGGGGTGGCACGGGCCTGCGCATGTGGCCATCCGTTGCGATCATGCTGGGACAGACCAGTCTCCACTGGATGAAGCCAACATAGAGATGCGAGCCGTGCAGCAACTTTGGCGTGAGCGCGGACGTTACTACCCCGGTTTGGCCCGCCTGGATTGGCTGGATGAGCAGTCCGATGCGCCCCAAGTTTTTGCCAGTTTTGTGCGCGATACCCGCAAGGCGTTCCGTTACCTGTTGGGCTTACTGCCGGAGAAGCGTTCCCCCAAAGCGCAGGATTCGCAGCGTTTTGTTGCTTTGCAGAGCTGGTACAAAACATGGAGCAAGCAGGCCGAGCAGGTCCCGGTGAGCGAAGCCGCCTGGCAGCAGCACACAGGGCAGCCTCGCCCAGCGCAGCCACTGACCGCCCCGCTGCTGGTTTGGTTGCACGACGCCAGCCCGCGTGCCCATACCCAAGTCAAGCAACCGTCCACTTGGCCGTGGGAAGACCCCGATTGGTCGCTGTGGCAAGAGGCCATGGACACTTTGTTGGGTGGTCTGGCCACTGCCCGCGATGTGACCGATTTCCGGCAGCGTTGGCGTGCATCACGCCCACTCCAAAATGTGCTGGTTGAGCTTGGCAACTATCAGAGTTTTTGA
- the gltA gene encoding citrate synthase: MIQSDVKATLSFSDGSPSMDLPIYKGTVGPDVIDIRKLYGQTGKFTYDPGFLSTASCQSSITYIDGDKGELLYRGYPIEQLAVNCDYLDTCYLLLNGDLPNADQRANFHKRVLNHTMVNEQMQFFLRSFRRDAHPMAVMTGLVGALSAFYHDSTDINNPEHREIAAIRLIAKMPTLVAMAYKYSVGQPFMYPKNDLSYAGNFMHMMFATPCADYKVNPVIERALDRIFILHADHEQNASTSTVRLCGSSGTNPFAAIAAGVACLWGPSHGGANEACLNMLGEIQAKGGVAKVGEFMNQVKDKNSGVKLMGFGHRVYKNYDPRAKLMQETCKEVLTELGLENDPLFKLAMALEKIALEDDYFVARKLYPNVDFYSGIVQRAIGIPVQLFTAIFALARTVGWIAQLNEMIADPEYKIGRPRQLFTGAAARNVK; encoded by the coding sequence ATGATCCAGTCCGACGTGAAAGCCACCCTGTCGTTCTCTGACGGCAGCCCCAGCATGGATCTGCCGATCTACAAGGGCACTGTGGGCCCTGACGTGATCGACATCCGCAAGCTCTACGGCCAAACCGGCAAGTTCACTTACGATCCGGGTTTCCTGTCCACGGCTTCGTGCCAGTCGTCCATCACCTACATTGATGGTGACAAGGGCGAACTGCTGTATCGCGGCTACCCCATCGAGCAACTCGCCGTCAACTGCGACTACCTCGACACCTGCTACCTGCTGCTGAACGGCGATCTGCCCAACGCCGACCAACGCGCCAACTTCCACAAGCGCGTGTTGAACCACACGATGGTCAACGAGCAGATGCAGTTCTTCCTGCGTAGCTTCCGTCGTGACGCCCACCCGATGGCCGTGATGACCGGCTTGGTGGGTGCCCTGTCGGCCTTCTATCACGACAGCACCGACATCAACAACCCCGAGCACCGTGAAATCGCCGCGATCCGCCTGATCGCCAAGATGCCGACGCTCGTGGCGATGGCCTACAAGTACTCGGTCGGTCAGCCGTTCATGTACCCGAAGAACGACCTGTCCTACGCTGGCAACTTCATGCACATGATGTTCGCCACGCCGTGCGCAGACTACAAGGTCAACCCGGTGATCGAACGTGCGCTGGATCGCATCTTCATCCTGCACGCTGACCACGAGCAAAACGCTTCGACCTCGACCGTGCGCCTGTGCGGTTCGTCGGGCACCAACCCGTTCGCGGCCATCGCTGCGGGCGTGGCCTGCTTGTGGGGCCCGTCGCACGGCGGTGCCAACGAGGCTTGCCTGAACATGCTGGGCGAAATCCAAGCCAAGGGCGGCGTGGCCAAGGTTGGCGAGTTCATGAACCAGGTGAAGGACAAGAACAGCGGCGTCAAGCTGATGGGCTTCGGTCACCGCGTGTACAAGAACTACGATCCGCGTGCCAAGCTGATGCAGGAAACCTGCAAGGAAGTGCTGACCGAGCTGGGCCTGGAAAACGACCCGCTGTTCAAGCTGGCCATGGCCCTGGAAAAGATCGCGCTGGAAGACGATTACTTCGTCGCCCGCAAGCTCTACCCGAACGTGGACTTCTACTCGGGCATCGTGCAACGCGCCATCGGCATCCCCGTGCAGTTGTTCACCGCCATCTTCGCCCTGGCACGTACCGTGGGCTGGATCGCTCAACTGAACGAAATGATCGCTGACCCCGAGTACAAGATCGGTCGTCCGCGTCAGTTGTTCACCGGCGCTGCCGCACGCAACGTCAAGTGA
- a CDS encoding FAD assembly factor SdhE: protein MNNTPADPTVVRRLKWSCRRGLLENDLFVDRFLRRHGDSLTVGQVEGLQQLMDLADNDLLDLLLARKEPEGSLDQPVVHEVLKQMRQPG, encoded by the coding sequence ATGAACAACACGCCCGCAGACCCCACCGTCGTTCGCCGCCTCAAGTGGAGCTGCCGGCGTGGCCTGCTCGAAAACGATCTGTTTGTTGACCGCTTTCTGCGCCGCCACGGTGATTCGCTCACCGTGGGTCAGGTCGAGGGGCTGCAACAACTGATGGATCTGGCCGACAACGATCTGCTGGACCTCTTGCTCGCTCGCAAAGAGCCCGAAGGCTCGCTGGACCAGCCCGTGGTTCACGAAGTTTTGAAGCAAATGCGTCAACCCGGTTGA